The DNA region TAGGAACACGAAGTGACGTTGCCGAGATGCTGTTCATGCCTTCGCGGGTCTGCCCGGCCATTGGAATTTCGAAGAAGGTAAGTTCGGTTCCGGGATTCCCTTTTTCATCGCCATAGAAGAGGTGGTAGACCGAAACATCATCCTGGTTGACTGTTTTTTTGATCAGTCGCAGCCCCATGACGTTGGTATAGAAACGATAGTTCTCAGCGGCGTGTGCAGTAAGTGCGGATACATGGTGAAGTCCTTTGATTTGCATAATAATTCCTCCTGGTTATATAGGTTCAACTAATGAGTATTTACACTGGCACTCCGATGACAGAATAACCTTCCGATCGATGTGATCCCCAGATTTTTTTGATTCCTTTTCGCAAATAAAGTTACTAACTTTTAGTTTGTTTGGTTGTTGAATTTATCTTAACATAAAGATATTTAAATAACAATCCTTTTTTAGAATTGCATCTGGACACTTCATTCATTCAATGCCAAAATGAAAAAGTTAACATTAAAGAGATATATTGTGTTGTGAAATGGGAAGGAGTAAGAAACACATGACGTTTCCACAGTGGCTTGACCCTTATGATACAGAGCCCTTTTTGCTGTTTTCCACTTCGCATCTATGGGCGATCAGCCTGACTGCTGTACTGATTATACTGATGTTCCTGCTTCGAAACTGGCTACGTTCATTGTCACCCAACACACGCCGTATCATTCGTATTACCATGGCTTGTGTCATGTTCGGCTGTGAGAGCGTTCTTCAGCTCTGGTATGTATATGGGGGTGTTTGGAGTCTTCAGACTTCATTGCCGCTGGAACTATGCAGTCTGTCCCTTCTGTTAGCAGCGCTACTATTATTGGTACGCAGCCGATTGCTTCATTCTGCATTGTTGTTCGCAGGGATAGCAGGAGCCTTGATGGCGATCGTAACGCCTAACCTCGGATATGCTTATGCGCATTTTCGTTTTATTCAATTTTTTGCTGCTCACGCCTGTATTATTCTGGCGTTGTTCTATATGACTTGGGTGGAACAGATGCGTCCCAGCTGGAAATCGGTGTTGGGTTCCATGATTTTCGTGAATATGGCTGCACTGATCGTATATGGCGTGGATGTCCTGCTTAACGCCAATTATATGTTCCTCAGACATAAACCGAATACGCCTTCCGTGCTCGACATGTTGGGTCCATATCCTTTGTACATTCTTGGGGAAGAGTTGCTGGCTATTGTGATATTTTCCCTGATGTATTTGCTGATTTTTGCCATTCCGGAGCGGCTGAATAACCGGGTGAAGAGAGGAAAGAGTTCAGCACTCTAGTTAAAGGTATCCTAAACCCATGGGTAATCAAGTAAGCAACGGGAGTTTTTTCGTATTTCTATAAAATTATTATATTCAAACCAAACATCCCGCAGCAGTCTGGATAGCCAGGCCGTTTGCGGGATGTTGGAGCTGTTAACTCACAGTGAGCAGAATATGAATTCTTATCCACGTAATAAAGATTCCGCTCCATCCACGTAGATCCGGGTACCGGTCACATGGGAAGATTCATCTGAGGCGAGGAAGAGCACCAGATTGGCCACCTGCTTCGACGTTCCGGGTTCACCCTTGAGCGGGTGTTCATGACCTTCCGGGAATTCAACAGGAATCTGTACTTCTTTCAGATCGTCTGAAGGATAGGTATTGTCATCGATGTTGGTATCAATGGCGCCCGGACATACGGCGTTGACACGAATCTTATACTGGGCAAGTTCCAGTGCAGCCATCTTCGTAAAAGCCGTTTGCCCTGCTTTGCTGGAGGCGTAGGCAGAGAACCCGATGCCAGAGAATACACGGTTACCGTTAATGGAACTTGTAATAATAATGCTTCCTCCCCGGTTCTTCAAATGGGGGATGGCATACTTCACAGTTGCAAACGTGCCGCGCATATTGATGCCCATCGTCTGGTCCCAGTCCTCAGGTTCCATCGTTTCAATCGGAGCCATCGTGCCGTTGATGCCGGCATTGGCAAACACGATATCCAGCTGTCCGGCTTTCTCTACCGCCTGATTGATGGCTTTCTGTACATTGTCCGGTTTGGATATATCACATTCAATGACGTGGGCTTCTCCGCCTGCGTTCTCTATCGTCTGTTTGGTCTTCTCGGCATTCTCCGGGGTCCGGTCCAGCAAGAACACTTTGGCTCCATGTTCAGCAAAACGAATGGCAGTAGCTTGACCGATACCAGATCCACCCCCGGTCACAACTGCAACTTTCCCTTGCAAACGTTGTTCAGTCATCCTGATCCCTCCGATTCCTATGAATTGTCAGTATTACTCTCTATCTCTACATACCCGGCCCTGACAAGGTGAATCAGTTGAAACCATATAAAAAAGGACCGCTTAGCGGCCCTTCATTTGCATCCTGGATGATAAACCATCGGTTTGCTGCCTATTTACTTATGTTTCTTCCAGTCCATCGAACTGTTGTTCAACAAGTACTCAAAATCATTATCTTTTCGCTTCTGTTCCGCTTTACGGACTTCTTCAGCTTGCTGGCGTTCCTGCTCTTTGCGGTCTGCCTCGGCAGCCTTGGCTTCGTCCGCCTGAGCTTTCAGTTTCTCCAGTACATCACTGCTCAGCAGGTCCTTCAGTGTGGTCGGTTTATCCTGTGCTGCTTTGGGAGCAGGGGTGTGTTTTTTTGATTTTGCCATGGGATAATCTCCTTTCAAAAACATGAATCAGCTTCCATTTATATTTCAGTAGTCATAGTATATCAGGTTCACGTATCCCATTCCATGAAACGAAAGAACAAAAGCAGGAAATAGAGGGTTACGTGACGAATGAAAGCGGGTATAAACTCATATATTATTACCGATACTGCGACTATTCCCTGAAGAAAGGAGTCGTTGTTCGTGGAAGTAAACCGCAGTTTACTGAAAGGGCTTGCATGGGGTGTAGCTTTCAGCTGCCCACTATGGATTGCGATCATCGGATGGTTGCGTTTGATGGGATGGATGTATTGAGAACAGCGGGTTGCAGAGCTGCTGCATATAGAGTCGTGCCAGATGAGGGCATTTTTTATAAAGCCATTTATGTAAACGCTAACATTGAATAAAGCTCTGCCTTGCGGGAATGCGCAGGACAGAGCTTTTGTTTGTCTTACAAGTAAAACGTAGAGCTGATGATGATTGGCTGTATTAGCAATTAAGGCATTTTCACCGGTTCTGGATACTCCAGACCGTGGGTGTCAACCGTGACTTTTTTCATCACCTGATCGTTAACCGGTTTGTCATGTTCGCCTATTGGTTGAGCCGCAATGCCATCAACAACGTCCATACCTTCTGTTACTTTACCGAATGTGGCATACGCATTATCCAGATAATCGGCATCCGCTAACATGATGAAAAACTGGGAGCCTGCGGAGTCCAGATTATCGGATTTACGTGCCATGGAGATGACTCCACGGGTATGATTCAAATGATTTTTGTGCCCATTGGAAGTGAATTCACCCTTAATGGTATATCCGGGACCGCCTAGACCATTGCCGTTCGGATCACCGCCTTGAATCATGAACCCTGGAATGACCCGATGAAAGATCAATCCGTCATAGAAACCTTTATTCGCTAATGAGATGAAATTGTACACGGTATTGGGCGCAATCTCAGGATACAGCTCGATGACCATTTTTTGCCCGTCTTGCATTTCAATTGTAGCCACTGGATTTGGACCTTCAGGCGGTGCGGGGACAGCTTCCGTTGCGCCACTTGAAGGGCGTCCGCAACCACTAATGACGATAAGCAGCATCGCCAGAACGAGCGACACAGCTGTTGTTTTTTTCCACCGAAAAGACATGAGAACGTTCCCCCTTGCATCTCTGCATAATATATTTAGTCAGAATTATTCTCGGATAATCCCTCAACTATCATACCGTTTTTGCGGACAAAATGGCAATGCAAGGCAGATGTTAAGGACAGCAAGGGATGGTGTAAATGCTTACAGAGGTGTAAAATAAGGAAAATGCTTCCGCAGCAGGGACGTACGGGTCTGTTCCGTCCGCTCCAATACACGGCAGTCCCGGCGTCAGTAACGGAAAGGACGTGCGGGTATATGGACTTCTCGTGGAAGCGTAATCTGGTGATTTTGTGGATTGGTGTGTTTTTTTGCAGCACCGCTTATTCAATCTCCATCCCATTTCTGCCCTTGTTTCTGAGTGGCGATCTGGGCGTTCGTGATCACCTGGAGTTCTGGTCAGGACTTGCCTTTGGCATCACATTTCTGGCAAGTGCACTGGTGTCTCCCTTCTGGGGATCACTGGCTGACAAATACGGACGCAAGCCAATGCTGATCCGGTCGGGATACAGCCTTGCGGTTTTGTATTTGATCAATTATTTTGTGCAGGACCCCTATTCGCTAATCGTGGTTCGTTTGTTTCAGGGACTGCTGGCGGGGTTTGTTCCGGCGGCCATTGCGCTGGTGGGCACCAACACACCGGAAGAGAAGACAGGGTATGCACTGGGTATCATGTCTACAGCCGGGGCAACAGGGGGTATTATTGGCCCGTTAATTGGCGGGGTGGTAAGCCATTATTACGGTAACCGGAATGCGTTTTTATTTTCAGCCATCGTGGTGTTGGTCTCCGCTCTGATCGCGACGTTCTGGGTAAAAGAAGAGAACTTCAACCGGAACAAAGCCCGTTCCCACGTGATGGATGATATTCGGGAAGCCAGGGCCAATCGATTATTTATTACGGTGCTTGGCATGATGGGCATATGTACGTTCTCTGTCATGATTCTGGAGCCATTATTGACCGTGTACGTGATGGAAATGGGCATTCAGCCTGATCGTGCCTCTCTCAGCTCGGGTATTATTTTCTCCGCAGTTGGTGTAGCAACGGTCATTATGGCACCGCGATGGGGTAAAATTGGTTCGCGAATCGGATATGGCAAAGTGCTGATCATTGGCCTCGTTGGTGGGGCGATTGGTAACCTTCTGCAGTTTTTCACTACAGGTTATATCGGATTCGGCATATTGCGATTTGTGTATGGGCTGTTTTTCGCTGCGGTGTTCCCGGCGATTAATGCGATGATTGT from Paenibacillus sp. JNUCC-31 includes:
- a CDS encoding YqkE family protein — its product is MAKSKKHTPAPKAAQDKPTTLKDLLSSDVLEKLKAQADEAKAAEADRKEQERQQAEEVRKAEQKRKDNDFEYLLNNSSMDWKKHK
- a CDS encoding MFS transporter; this translates as MDFSWKRNLVILWIGVFFCSTAYSISIPFLPLFLSGDLGVRDHLEFWSGLAFGITFLASALVSPFWGSLADKYGRKPMLIRSGYSLAVLYLINYFVQDPYSLIVVRLFQGLLAGFVPAAIALVGTNTPEEKTGYALGIMSTAGATGGIIGPLIGGVVSHYYGNRNAFLFSAIVVLVSALIATFWVKEENFNRNKARSHVMDDIREARANRLFITVLGMMGICTFSVMILEPLLTVYVMEMGIQPDRASLSSGIIFSAVGVATVIMAPRWGKIGSRIGYGKVLIIGLVGGAIGNLLQFFTTGYIGFGILRFVYGLFFAAVFPAINAMIVQVTEPGFRGRAFSLNQSASQIGTMAGPIIGGVLGGWLPIRWIFIINGIALLITAIVAKWARLEHKLPGMGKSLSK
- a CDS encoding YwaF family protein codes for the protein MTFPQWLDPYDTEPFLLFSTSHLWAISLTAVLIILMFLLRNWLRSLSPNTRRIIRITMACVMFGCESVLQLWYVYGGVWSLQTSLPLELCSLSLLLAALLLLVRSRLLHSALLFAGIAGALMAIVTPNLGYAYAHFRFIQFFAAHACIILALFYMTWVEQMRPSWKSVLGSMIFVNMAALIVYGVDVLLNANYMFLRHKPNTPSVLDMLGPYPLYILGEELLAIVIFSLMYLLIFAIPERLNNRVKRGKSSAL
- a CDS encoding SDR family oxidoreductase encodes the protein MTEQRLQGKVAVVTGGGSGIGQATAIRFAEHGAKVFLLDRTPENAEKTKQTIENAGGEAHVIECDISKPDNVQKAINQAVEKAGQLDIVFANAGINGTMAPIETMEPEDWDQTMGINMRGTFATVKYAIPHLKNRGGSIIITSSINGNRVFSGIGFSAYASSKAGQTAFTKMAALELAQYKIRVNAVCPGAIDTNIDDNTYPSDDLKEVQIPVEFPEGHEHPLKGEPGTSKQVANLVLFLASDESSHVTGTRIYVDGAESLLRG
- a CDS encoding peptidylprolyl isomerase, whose protein sequence is MSFRWKKTTAVSLVLAMLLIVISGCGRPSSGATEAVPAPPEGPNPVATIEMQDGQKMVIELYPEIAPNTVYNFISLANKGFYDGLIFHRVIPGFMIQGGDPNGNGLGGPGYTIKGEFTSNGHKNHLNHTRGVISMARKSDNLDSAGSQFFIMLADADYLDNAYATFGKVTEGMDVVDGIAAQPIGEHDKPVNDQVMKKVTVDTHGLEYPEPVKMP